Proteins from a single region of Ziziphus jujuba cultivar Dongzao chromosome 1, ASM3175591v1:
- the LOC107414121 gene encoding uncharacterized protein LOC107414121 — MPSASPPPPDMVVKNRFLGFLIWQSIPSTAIFIFFKIFISTLYSSSTSQTHFFSFLFLPSLFSFLAFFTFHLSHLLFSASLSLVSSPQPHRPAYPFQLLLGLIRILLVSGGSDGSVSADFRRRAKVSLRFVLFVVAAGLSGLVAAVSICFASSIGEYDDGVRLAGRVGIRGLVMGLVYGSHYVYKRRWVLEFPIIQRPPFFSFKMGLPSAITRALKLSGVAYLFSTTVALFLPDQLKSQGALGKFIAEQIIFYLGSFAVFLCWELSHHLHQVLHTKRFIFAPPKGSAAAETNPSEPLLAALEESNPSSLLQYLAYLDLCMVCENNVDMWRRAAFFEESGETYKRVIAVCLRPLEQLASKLGEALDNSVDKNSQLSNQLLSPTDLEDPNCFEPLNNLQLYTWCARMVSALTAHSHQEDRFGVAQLSGSNAAVISTLISCLLAVETFMGKTTNVQSPHLTGSAGIKWATSSMGRTDIRMRKKRGGPLHSKAYAIADVLRTSIYRIVSAFYDEMQASAKAGLLEKDWTISGKPLFGSREVVLHKLRLFLDFRAG; from the exons ATGCCCTCAgcttcaccaccaccaccggaCATGGTGGTCAAGAACCGCTTTTTAGGGTTCTTAATATGGCAATCCATTCCCTCCACtgccatcttcatcttcttcaaaaTCTTCATCTCCACCCTGTATTCTTCTTCCACCTCTCAAACCcacttcttctctttcctttttttgccatcactcttttcctttcttgcaTTCTTCACCTTCCACCTCTCGCACCTTCTCTTCTCTGCTTCACTCTCACTTGTCTCCTCCCCCCAACCCCACCGCCCAGCCTATCCCTTTCAGCTCCTGCTTGGGCTAATTCGGATTTTGCTTGTTTCGGGTGGCTCCGATGGTTCGGTGTCGGCGGATTTTCGTCGCCGAGCCAAGGTTTCTCTTCGCTTTGTGCTGTTCGTGGTGGCGGCAGGGCTGTCGGGGCTTGTGGCGGCCGTTTCCATCTGCTTTGCGAGCTCCATTGGCGAGTATGATGATGGGGTTCGGTTGGCTGGGAGAGTTGGTATTAGGGGCCTTGTAATGGGTTTAGTTTATGGGTCGCATTATGTTTATAAGCGCCGATGGGTGTTGGAGTTCCCCATTATCCAG CGTCCTCCTTTCTTCAGCTTCAAGATGGGTCTCCCATCGGCCATTACACGAGCTTTAAAGCTTTCAGGTGTTGCTTACCTATTTTCTACCACCGTGGCACTTTTTCTGCCAGATCAACTTAAGAGCCAGGGTGCACTGGGGAAATTTATTGCTgagcaaataatattttatctcgGGAGTTTTGCGGTTTTTCTCTGTTGGGAATTAAGTCACCATTTACATCAG GTCTTACATACAAAGAGATTCATATTTGCACCACCCAAAGGATCAGCAGCTGCAGAAACAAATCCCAGTGAGCCTCTCCTTGCAGCCCTGGAGGAAAGCAACCCTAGTTCTCTCCTTCAATATCTTGCGTATCTTGATCTCTGCATGGTTTGTGAGAATAATGTTGATATGTGGCGACGAGCTGCCTTTTTTGAAGAAAGCGGTGAAACTTATAAAAGGGTAATAGCAGTATGCTTGAGGCCTCTGGAGCAGCTTGCATCAAAATTAGGTGAAGCTTTGGACAATTCTGTAGACAAAAACTCCCAACTATCCAATCAGTTATTATCACCTACTGACCTTGAAGATCCAAATTGCTTTGAACCACTAAACAACCTCCAG CTTTATACATGGTGTGCAAGGATGGTTTCTGCTCTGACTGCACACTCACACCAGGAGGACAGGTTTGGGGTTGCTCAGCTCTCTGGAAGTAATGCAGCTGTGATCTCAACACTGATTTCTTGCCTTCTTGCAGTTGAAACTTTTATGGGAAAGACCACCAACGTGCAATCCCCTCACTTGACAGGATCTGCTGGTATAAAATGGGCAACATCAAGCATGGGAAGAACAGACATTCGGATGCGTAAAAAGAGAGGTGGCCCTCTACATTCAAAAGCATATGCCATTGCTGATGTTCTGAGGACTTCAATCTACCGTATTGTTTCTGCGTTCTACGATGAGATGCAGGCTAGTGCTAAAGCAGGTCTTCTTGAGAAGGACTGGACCATTAGTGGCAAGCCTCTTTTTGGAAGCCGTGAAGTGGTTCTGCATAAACTACGACTTTTCCTGGATTTCCGAGCTGGCTAA
- the LOC107413864 gene encoding phospholipase A1-Igamma1, chloroplastic → MALSTAMNMMYNINHAPAIHSAGVNCLPLQTIQGHQKTAVPVDCPQTKKSSKGASRLAESLSHLLHLHIDTPPRNHNNEHAQIINWNSLTEEKHSTPTKSPKEIISHKWHELHGSKGWENLLDPLHPCLRREIVKYGEFAQATYDAFDYDSFSEYCGSCRFNKSKLFEKLGLSNNGYQVTKYIYAMSHIEIPSWLERSHLVHDSWSKHSNWMGFVCVSDDHETRRIGRRDIVVSWRGTVSPSEWYEDMQRKLEPIGSSAEAKVEHGFQSIYTSKSPSTRYNKSSASEQVMKEVTRLVQFYKDKGEEVSLTITGHSLGGALALLNAYEAAATLPGLPISVISFGAPRVGNIAFRDELHQMGVRTLRVAVKQDIVHRMPGLFFNESLQKFDDITGTLEWVYTHVGAELKLDVRSSPYLKGSLNLTGFHSLETYLHLVDGFLSTSTGFRSNARRDIALVNKACDMLVDELRIPHCWYQLSNKGLVCNEHGRWVKPKRDPEDIPSPTAHDHHIHHSLHLIDQLDDNNSQLQPSYVF, encoded by the coding sequence atgGCACTATCAACGGCCATGAATATGATGTACAATATTAATCATGCTCCGGCGATTCATAGCGCCGGAGTCAACTGTCTTCCTCTTCAAACAATTCAAGGTCATCAAAAAACTGCGGTGCCCGTCGATTGCCCGCAGACGAAGAAATCGTCGAAGGGAGCAAGTAGGTTGGCAGAATCACTGTCACACCTTCTCCACCTTCACATAGACACTCCTCCCAGAAATCATAATAATGAGCATGCCCAAATCATAAACTGGAACTCATTGACCGAAGAAAAGCATTCCACACCCACCAAGTCTCCAAAGGAGATCATCTCTCACAAGTGGCATGAACTCCACGGCTCCAAAGGGTGGGAGAATCTCCTGGATCCACTCCACCCTTGTCTCCGCAGAGAAATCGTCAAGTACGGTGAATTCGCGCAGGCCACTTACGACGCTTTCGATTACGATTCTTTCTCCGAGTACTGCGGCAGCTGCAGATTCAACAAGTCCAAGCTTTTCGAAAAGCTCGGCCTCTCCAACAACGGTTACCAAGTCACCAAGTACATCTACGCCATGTCTCATATTGAAATCCCTAGTTGGCTCGAGAGGTCCCACCTAGTCCATGATTCATGGAGCAAACACTCCAACTGGATGGGCTTCGTCTGCGTCAGCGACGACCATGAGACTCGCAGGATCGGCAGGCGAGACATCGTGGTTTCTTGGAGAGGGACTGTGTCTCCTTCCGAGTGGTACGAAGACATGCAGAGGAAGCTGGAGCCAATCGGAAGCAGTGCCGAAGCCAAAGTCGAACACGGCTTCCAGAGCATCTACACTTCCAAGAGCCCATCCACTCGCTATAACAAATCAAGTGCTTCCGAACAAGTCATGAAGGAAGTCACCAGGCTGGTTCAGTTCTACAAAGACAAAGGCGAAGAAGTGAGCCTCACCATAACCGGTCACAGCTTGGGTGGTGCGCTGGCTCTGCTCAACGCTTACGAAGCCGCCGCTACGCTTCCCGGTCTCCCTATCAGCGTCATCTCCTTCGGAGCCCCCAGAGTCGGCAACATTGCCTTCCGTGATGAGCTCCACCAGATGGGGGTTCGAACACTGAGAGTGGCGGTCAAGCAAGACATTGTCCATCGAATGCCCGGCCTGTTTTTCAATGAGAGTTTGCAGAAGTTTGATGATATCACAGGGACTCTTGAATGGGTCTATACGCATGTTGGTGCTGAGCTCAAACTTGATGTTCGATCTTCTCCTTATTTGAAAGGGTCGTTGAATTTGACTGGCTTTCATAGCCTCGAAACCTATCTTCATTTGGTAGATGGGTTTTTGAGTACGAGCACGGGTTTTAGATCGAATGCTCGGAGAGATATTGCTTTGGTGAACAAAGCGTGTGATATGCTGGTGGATGAGCTTAGGATTCCACATTGTTGGTACCAATTGAGCAACAAAGGCTTGGTTTGTAATGAACATGGAAGATGGGTTAAACCCAAGAGAGACCCTGAGGATATTCCTTCACCTACTGCACATGACCATCATATTCATCATTCTCTTCACCTTATTGACCAATTGGACGACAATAATTCACAACTTCAACCTTCgtatgttttttaa